GATCGTTTTGTTCTCAATCAAGTCGATGGAGGCACCCGGAGAGGGCAACGAGAGAGGCCCACATCACAGGTGATGTGGGCCTCTCTCGCGTTCATGACACCGACCCGCCATGCTCGCCTCGCGGCAAGTGGTCGCTCGTAGCGACGAAGGTTGGGCCCGGGGGCTTGGATCGAGCCGGTGTCACGACCAGGCTAACAAACGGATGCCCGAAGACCATTCCCGTCCGGGGAGTTCACAGGAAACGGTCAGCTGTTCAGTCCCTCAGGAGGTCCGGGACGCCGTTCGCGTCCGGCTCGTCGCGGTCCCCGGAGACGACCGTGAGCTGCTGCGTCGCCCGGGTGAGGGCCACGTACAGCACCCGCAGGCCGGCCGGGCTCTCGTCCGCGATCTCCGCCGGTGAGACGACGACCGTGGCGTCGTACTCCAGGCCCTTGGCCTCGAGGCTGCCGAGGGCCACCACCCGGTCGCCGAGCCCGGCGAGCCAGCGTCTCGCCTCCTCGCGGCGGTTCATGGCGACCACGACGCCGACGGTGCCGTCGACCCGCTCCAGCAGGCGCTGGGCCTCCGCGCGGACCGTGGCGCCCAGGGTGTCGGTGACGGCCTCGAAGCGGGGCACGACCCCCGTCGACCTGACCGCCGACGGGGATTCGGCGCCGGGCATGGCCAGGGCCAGCACCTTCGCGGCCAGCTCGGCGATCTCGGCCGGGTTGCGGTAGTTCACGGTCAGCTGGAAGCGGCGGCGCGGGCGGGTGCCGAGGGCCTCGTCGCGGGCCTCGGCGGCCTCGTCGGGGTCGGACCAGGAGGACTGGGCCGGGTCGCCGACGACCGTCCAGGTGGCGTGCCGGCCGCGGCGGCCGACCATGCGCCACTGCATCGGGGTGAGGTCCTGTGCCTCGTCCACGATCACGTGCGCGTACTCGGTGCGCTCCTGGGCGAGCCGCTCGGCGCGCTCACGTTGCGTCTCCTCACGCACCGGCATCAGCTCCTCCAGACCGGTGAGCTGGTCCAGCGGATCGAACTCGCGCCGCTTCCGCGGGCGGAGCGGGGCGCCGAGGATCGCCTGGAGCTCGTCGAGCATGGCGATGTCGTGCACCGAGCGGCCGTCCCGCTTGAGGGCCCGGGCGACCTTGCGGACCTCGCCGGGGTTGAGGATGCGCCGGGCCCAGCGGCCGAGCCGCCGTTCGTCGGCCATGGCGGTGAGGACCGCTTCCGGGGTCAGCTCGGGCCACCAGGCGTCGAGGAAGGCGATGAACGAGTCCTCGGAGGTCACGTCCTCGTCGAAGGAGGAGCGCAGTTCGGCGGCGAGCTCGGGGTCGCTGTGCCGGCCGACCGCGCCGGAGCGCTCCCACAGGGCGTCCAGGAGCAGCTTGCGGGCGCGGGGGCGCAGGAGGTTCACCGGGGCGGTGCCGCTGAGGGCGCTCTGCCGGACGCGGTCCAGGTCGGCGGCCTCCAGCTCGAGTCGGCGGCCGAAGGCGACGACCCGCAGCCGGGTGGGGGTCGCCGAGGGCGCGGGGGCCTCGTCGGGGTCGCCGAGGGTCAGCTGTGCCGAGGCCCGGCCGCCGCTCTCCAGCGCGCCGCGCGCCGCCTTCCGCAGCACCTTCAGCATCCGGTGCGACCCCTTGGCCCGGGCCACCGCCGGGGAGTCGTACAGGGTGGCCTCGGCGCCGTCGACGAGGGAGCCGATGGCGCGGATGGCGACCTGGCCCTCCTCGCCGAGCGAGGGCAGCACGCCCTCGGTGTACGCCACGAGCAGCGGCGTGGGCGAGACGATCAGGATGCCGCCCGCGTACCGGCGCCGGTCCTGGTAGAGCAGATAGGCGGCCCGGTGCAGCGCGACGGCGGTCTTTCCGGTGCCCGGCCCGCCCTCGACGTAGGTCACGGAGGCGGCGGGGGCGCGGATGACCAGGTCCTGCTCGGCCTGGATGGAGGCGACGATGTCGCGCATGGTGTGGCTGCGGGCCTGTCCGAGGGCGGCCATGAGGGCGCCGTCGCCGATGACGGGCAGCTCGTCGCCGTCCAGGACCGCCTTCAGCTCGGGACGCATCAGGTCGTCCTCGACGCCGAGGACGCGCCGCCCCTTCGAGCGGATCACCCGGCGCCGTACGACACGCCCCGGGTCGACCGGGGTGGACCGGTAGAAGGGCGCCGCGGCCGGTGCCCGCCAGTCGATGACCAGCGGGGCGTAGTCGGAGTCGAGGACTCCGATACGGCCGATGTGGAGCGTTTCGGCGATGTCGGCGGTGTTGTCGGGGCGTACGGCCCCCTCGGCGGGCTCCACGGCGGTGTAGGCGCCGTCCGGGCCCTTCTTGCCGTCCTTCCCGGCGAGCAGATCGATCCGCCCGAACAGGAAGTCCTCGAACTCGTTGTTGAGCCGGTTGAGGTGAACGCCCGCGCGGAACACCTGGGCGT
The sequence above is a segment of the Streptomyces asoensis genome. Coding sequences within it:
- a CDS encoding HelD family protein codes for the protein MAVQAQQETAVGSVRHTAPDSVRDREIGIEQEHLDRVYRRLEEKIHEAEFLMHDAAKRGQVGTPGALAERDAQVFRAGVHLNRLNNEFEDFLFGRIDLLAGKDGKKGPDGAYTAVEPAEGAVRPDNTADIAETLHIGRIGVLDSDYAPLVIDWRAPAAAPFYRSTPVDPGRVVRRRVIRSKGRRVLGVEDDLMRPELKAVLDGDELPVIGDGALMAALGQARSHTMRDIVASIQAEQDLVIRAPAASVTYVEGGPGTGKTAVALHRAAYLLYQDRRRYAGGILIVSPTPLLVAYTEGVLPSLGEEGQVAIRAIGSLVDGAEATLYDSPAVARAKGSHRMLKVLRKAARGALESGGRASAQLTLGDPDEAPAPSATPTRLRVVAFGRRLELEAADLDRVRQSALSGTAPVNLLRPRARKLLLDALWERSGAVGRHSDPELAAELRSSFDEDVTSEDSFIAFLDAWWPELTPEAVLTAMADERRLGRWARRILNPGEVRKVARALKRDGRSVHDIAMLDELQAILGAPLRPRKRREFDPLDQLTGLEELMPVREETQRERAERLAQERTEYAHVIVDEAQDLTPMQWRMVGRRGRHATWTVVGDPAQSSWSDPDEAAEARDEALGTRPRRRFQLTVNYRNPAEIAELAAKVLALAMPGAESPSAVRSTGVVPRFEAVTDTLGATVRAEAQRLLERVDGTVGVVVAMNRREEARRWLAGLGDRVVALGSLEAKGLEYDATVVVSPAEIADESPAGLRVLYVALTRATQQLTVVSGDRDEPDANGVPDLLRD